Part of the Syntrophorhabdaceae bacterium genome is shown below.
CGATATCTATGTAACGACCGCGGAGGGCCTTTATCTGTACGACCCAAAAGGGAACGTGCTCACACGGATCATGACCGAGGATATCCGGGCACTTACGGGCACCCAGGCGTACGTGAAGGACGCGCCTGTGAACCTTGTCTATGTTTCTGACTATGCAAAACTGAGCGGTACGGATGTTGAGAAAGCGTTCTACTCTGGCGCCCATACGGGCTTCATCAGTGAGAACGTCTACCTGTTCTGCGCGGCCGAGGGCCTCGCAACGGTAGTTCGTGCGATGATCGACAGGGCCCGCCTTGCAGTAGCGATGAAGTTAAGACCCGATCAGAGGATCACACTCTCACAAACGGTAGGGTACCCGAAAAAGACGTAAGAAGTCTGGAGGGAAGCGTACGTTCTTCATAATGCAAAATCGGCCAGATGCGGTTCCGGCTGCATCGGTTTGCCTGTTTACAGGCCGAAAATTGATTGAACGGGAAAGGGGCAGGTCAGATCAGCAAATAGCTCATATTGATTTCTAAATTGTTAACTTTTTCGATTCGTGATATATATCCCTTCATTATTACAGGAGATAGGAAAAGGGGGACAACGTTATAGAGGATTACATCTTGTTTCCTTTGTCTCTTTATCTCGTTTCTCTCCCTCGTCTTTCGCCCCTTTTTGAAAACGAATAGCCCCGGAAATGGGCTATAGGAATTGAGGAGGATATAAAACATGAAAAAACAGCTTACACTTCTATTTGGCGGCGATACCAGCGTTGGCGAAGACTCTGCCAAATATTTTGAAGGCGTAAATGAAATATTGGATCAGGCGGACTTCCGCATACTGCACCTTGAAGAACCTTATGTCAGTGAAGTTACGGAGTTTGCAACAGCTAACAGAACAACTGATGTCCTTGCCCCATTGATTGGCAAGGTAGATTTACTGACTATGCCGGCCAACCATTTCTACGATTTTGGTGAGCGTGGCGTTAAAGACTCCATTGATTGGTGCCGGCATAATGGTATCGCATGCTGCGGCGCCGGTTCCAACATTACGGAAGCAAGCAAACCCGCATTTATTGAAAAGCACGGAGTCAAGGTTGGCGTACTCGCTTATAACGCGGTTGGCCCCAAGTATTCTTTTGCAGACGAAAACAAGGGTGGCACCGCGTACGTGAATTTTATTCGCGCCTATATCCCAGTAAGCGAGCTTGATCAGAAAAATACGAGACTTGAACAGGATGTTTATCTGTTGAAAGAGCCAATCAGGATTAACGAGGACTGCATGGCTTATAACTTTGCTGACATTGAATCATATGACAAAATGGCTGCTGAAGTATACGCGGCAAGGCAGCTGTGTGACATCTTACTTGTGTATTTCCACAAGGGATACGTGCATAAACCCATCACCGTTGCTCCTTATGAGCGGCTGATTTCCCATATTTGCATCGACAATGGTGCAGATGCCGTTCTTGGTACCCATTCCCACATCCTGCGCGGAATTGAGATGTATAAGGGTAAGGCAATCTATCACGGTCTCAACAATTTTATCATGTGGGCCCCTCAGCTATCCCCGCTCTTTAAGGGCAGAATCTTAGATGGCGAGTTCAGCCACAACGAAGAGCACATAAGGAAGAGAGTAGAACGCTTCGGTTTCGTACCGGATCCCGAATATCCCACCTATCCCTTCCACCCGGATTCCATTTATTGCATGACGGCGAAGCTCGTGATTGAGGACAAAAAGGTTCTATCCTATCGTTTCATTCCCATGAAGGTCGAGAAGGATGGCGCTCCCTATGTCCATGGTCATACAGAGGTGGGCCAGGAAATCCTTGATTACATAGAAAAAATTACCCGTGGTGCCAGCCTCAATGCCCGCTATAAGTGGGACGGAGATGATGTCGTAATTTCGTAGTATGTCAGCCAGGCTATGGCGAACAATGGTGAGGGGAGTCGGCTAATCTTTTTTTGACTGGAATATTGATTTTGGCTCACGCTTCCAACATGGAAGAATACAAATGGCATTCAACGATTGCGGTGCCAGGAAAACCGGCGCTATGGCTAATACAATTGTTGGGGAGCAGGTCGCCACAACGTTTTACGATGAGTACAAGAACGACAAGAAAGTTCCCAATAACGGCAGTTTGGCAGCAGGAATAGCGGAAGATGAAGGCGCCCTCTGTCCCGTCAGCAGCAAGGGATGATGTCTAAACTAAATAGCCTCGAGCGTTTCACCTTTCTTCTTGGTACGGTAGAAGAAAACGAATACCATACAGACAAAACAGGGCAGAGCCAAGATCACGAAGAATTGACGAAGGCTGAAGCCTGCGACTTGAAGTCCCCCGCCAATGATAGGTCCCAGGATGGATCCTGCCTTGCCCATGGCTTGAACCAGCCCAACCCCGGTAGAACGGATGTTGGTCGCGAATGTTTCACCGCACACAACGAGGAGAACCGTGGGCGCAGCGAGGACAAAGACGCCGGTAGCCACCCCAGCTACATACAACGAAGAACCAGACCTCAATATACTGAAAAGGAGTACGGAGATTCCGCCACAAAAATAGGTCAGGACAAGTCCCTGCTTGCGACCGAAGATGTCAATGAGATAGCCAAGTAATACCCCTCCCAGACAAGAGCCTATTCCTTGAGCCATACTGTAGCTAAAACTCTTGGTCAAAGAGAAACCCGCTTTCACCATGAGGGAAGGTAGCCAGGA
Proteins encoded:
- a CDS encoding nitroreductase family protein is translated as DIYVTTAEGLYLYDPKGNVLTRIMTEDIRALTGTQAYVKDAPVNLVYVSDYAKLSGTDVEKAFYSGAHTGFISENVYLFCAAEGLATVVRAMIDRARLAVAMKLRPDQRITLSQTVGYPKKT
- a CDS encoding CapA family protein; this encodes MKKQLTLLFGGDTSVGEDSAKYFEGVNEILDQADFRILHLEEPYVSEVTEFATANRTTDVLAPLIGKVDLLTMPANHFYDFGERGVKDSIDWCRHNGIACCGAGSNITEASKPAFIEKHGVKVGVLAYNAVGPKYSFADENKGGTAYVNFIRAYIPVSELDQKNTRLEQDVYLLKEPIRINEDCMAYNFADIESYDKMAAEVYAARQLCDILLVYFHKGYVHKPITVAPYERLISHICIDNGADAVLGTHSHILRGIEMYKGKAIYHGLNNFIMWAPQLSPLFKGRILDGEFSHNEEHIRKRVERFGFVPDPEYPTYPFHPDSIYCMTAKLVIEDKKVLSYRFIPMKVEKDGAPYVHGHTEVGQEILDYIEKITRGASLNARYKWDGDDVVIS